A stretch of the Panicum virgatum strain AP13 chromosome 9N, P.virgatum_v5, whole genome shotgun sequence genome encodes the following:
- the LOC120689619 gene encoding ADP-ribosylation factor-like protein 8a isoform X2, producing the protein MSCNSASLFFKQEMELSLIGLQNAGKTSLVNVIATGGFSEDMIPTVGFNMRKVTKGNVTIKLWDLGGQPRFRSMWERYCRAVSAIVYVVDVADRENMAIAKGELHDLLSKPSLTGIPLLVIGNKIDKPEAFPKQSFTEVMGLKTITDREVACFMISCKNSTNIDSVIDWLVKHSKKKN; encoded by the exons ATGTCTTGTAATTCTGCGAG CCTCTTCTTCAAGCAAGAGATGGAGCTTTCCTTGATAGGGCTCCAAAATGCTGGGAAAACATCACTTGTGAATGTCATTGCT ACCGGTGGCTTTAGTGAGGATATGATTCCTACTGTAGGATTCAATATGAGAAAGGTAACCAAAGGAAATGTCACAATAAAATTGTGGGATCTTGGAGGCCAGCCAAGATTCCGGAGCATGTGGGAGAGATACTGCCGTGCAGTTTCTGCAATTGT GTATGTTGTTGACGTGGCAGATCGAGAAAACATGGCCATTGCAAAAGGCGAGCTCCATGACCTCCTGAGCAAACCATCTTTGACTGGGATCCCGTTACTAGTCATTGGCAATAAAATTGACAAGCCTGAAGCTTTCCCTAAGCAAAGCTTCACTGAAGTCAT GGGCTTAAAGACAATCACTGACCGAGAAGTGGCATGCTTCATGATATCATGCAAGAACTCGACCAACATTGATTCCGTCATTGACTGGCTGGTGAAGCACTCAAAAAAGAAGAATTGA
- the LOC120689617 gene encoding surfeit locus protein 1-like translates to MAASLSKHLRLSLRLRGGGEQRFLPSHASTSHASSPAPPPPPPPPPGVAAPPPPGAGKEASAWSKLFLFAPGAITFGLGTWQLFRRQEKIEMLDYRTRRLEMEPVAWNEATLSAALRDPDALEFRKIVCEGDFDEEKSVFVGPRSRSISGVTENGYYVITPLIPRFTEPGSLQSPILVNRGWVPRGWRDKNVKDHQILDEASESNAVKQPDGKSSWWKFWSNEPKSSPEIEKPRELPVRVTGVIRGSEKPSIFVPANEPSSGQWFYVDVPMIARACRLPENTVYIEDINEDVSPTNPYPVPKDVNTLIRHSVMPEDHLKYTFTWYTLSAAVTYMASKRIKAKKVRL, encoded by the exons ATGGCGGCGTCACTCTCCAAGCACCTCCGCCTCAGCCtccgcctgcgcggcggcggcgagcaacgCTTCCTCCCCTCCCACGCCTCCACTTCGCACGCCTCATCAcccgcacctcctcctccgccgccgcctcctcccggcgtcgccgcgcctccgcccccAG GGGCGGGGAAGGAGGCGAGCGCGTGGTCCAAGCTCTTCCTCTTCGCGCCCGGAGCCATCACCTTCGGCCTCGGCACATGGCAGCTCTTCAGGAGGCAGGAGAAG ATAGAGATGCTGGATTACAGGACGCGGAGGCTGGAGATGGAGCCCGTGGCGTGGAACGAGGCAACCTTGTCCGCTGCCCTGCGTGATCCGGACGCGCTGGAGTTCCGGAAGATCGTGTGCGAGGGCGATTTCGACGAGGAGAAATCGGTGTTCGTCGGACCTCGCTCCCGGAGCATCTCGGGTGTGACGGAGAATGGGTATTATGTGATCACTCCGTTGATTCCCAGGTTCACTGAGCCCGGCAG TTTGCAGTCACCTATCCTTGTGAATAGAGGATGGGTTCCTCGTGGATGGCGTGATAAAAACGTTAAGGATCACCAAATCCTGGATGAAGCTTCAGAATCAAATGCTGTTAAACAGCCAGACGGAAAAAGTTCATGGTGGAAGTTTTGGTCTAATGAGCCTAAATCATCTCCTGAG ATTGAAAAACCTAGAGAACTTCCTGTAAGAGTTACTGGAGTAATCCGAGGAAGTGAGAAGCCAAGCATATTTGTTCCAGCAAATGAGCCCAGTAGTGGCCAGTGGTTTTACGTGGATGTTCCCATGATTGCTCGTGCTTGCAGGCTTCCTGAAAATACTGTTTATATAGAAGATATAAATGAAGACGTCTCTCCAACAAACCCTTATCCTGTTCCAAAAGATGTCAACACCTTGATTCGTCACTCAGTGATGCCAGAAGACCATCTCAAATACACTTTTACATG
- the LOC120689619 gene encoding ADP-ribosylation factor-like protein 8a isoform X1 produces MGFWEAFLNWLRSLFFKQEMELSLIGLQNAGKTSLVNVIATGGFSEDMIPTVGFNMRKVTKGNVTIKLWDLGGQPRFRSMWERYCRAVSAIVYVVDVADRENMAIAKGELHDLLSKPSLTGIPLLVIGNKIDKPEAFPKQSFTEVMGLKTITDREVACFMISCKNSTNIDSVIDWLVKHSKKKN; encoded by the exons ATGGGGTTCTGGGAGGCCTTCCTCAACTGGCTTCGcag CCTCTTCTTCAAGCAAGAGATGGAGCTTTCCTTGATAGGGCTCCAAAATGCTGGGAAAACATCACTTGTGAATGTCATTGCT ACCGGTGGCTTTAGTGAGGATATGATTCCTACTGTAGGATTCAATATGAGAAAGGTAACCAAAGGAAATGTCACAATAAAATTGTGGGATCTTGGAGGCCAGCCAAGATTCCGGAGCATGTGGGAGAGATACTGCCGTGCAGTTTCTGCAATTGT GTATGTTGTTGACGTGGCAGATCGAGAAAACATGGCCATTGCAAAAGGCGAGCTCCATGACCTCCTGAGCAAACCATCTTTGACTGGGATCCCGTTACTAGTCATTGGCAATAAAATTGACAAGCCTGAAGCTTTCCCTAAGCAAAGCTTCACTGAAGTCAT GGGCTTAAAGACAATCACTGACCGAGAAGTGGCATGCTTCATGATATCATGCAAGAACTCGACCAACATTGATTCCGTCATTGACTGGCTGGTGAAGCACTCAAAAAAGAAGAATTGA